From Schistocerca cancellata isolate TAMUIC-IGC-003103 chromosome 6, iqSchCanc2.1, whole genome shotgun sequence, a single genomic window includes:
- the LOC126191327 gene encoding trypsin alpha-3-like: MGNYMCGASIISNTWALSAAHCVDGYSTSQMLLRAGTSTRGSGGTTHNIATGYIHSSYSDPDYDIAVVQVSNAFSFNSNVQAVGLTSSEPSAGASVTVTGWGATSSGGSASNTLLAVNVQIIDRNTCNRSYGYITSRMICAGVTGGGKDSCQGDSGGPLVTGSTQVGIVSFGEGCGLANYPGVYANVANLRSWIQQATGV; this comes from the exons AT GGGCAACTACATGTGTGGTGCCTCGATCATCAGCAACACCTGGGCTCTCTCCGCGGCCCACTGTGTAGACGGCTACTCCACCAGCCAGATGCTGCTGCGCGCAGGCACCTCCACCAGGGGTAGCGGTGGCACCACCCACAACATCGCCACCGGCTACATACACAGTAGCTACTCTGATCCCGACTACGACATCGCCGTCGTGCAGGTATCCAACGCCTTCAGCTTCAACAGCAACGTGCAGGCCGTGGGTCTGACCTCGTCAGAGCCCTCTGCTGGAGCGTCGGTAACAGTTACCGGCTGGGGTGCGACCTCATCTGGCGGCAGCGCCTCCAACACGCTGCTGGCGGTGAACGTCCAGATCATAGACCGCAACACGTGCAACCGCTCGTACGGTTATATCACCAGCCGCATGATCTGCGCAGGAGTGACCGGAGGCGGCAAGGACTCCTGCCAGGGAGACAGCGGCGGTCCTCTGGTGACCGGTTCCACGCAGGTCGGCATCGTCTCCTTTGGAGAGGGCTGTGGCTTGGCCAACTATCCGGGAGTCTATGCCAATGTAGCCAACCTGAGGTCCTGGATCCAACAAGCTACTGGAGTCTAA